A section of the Asticcacaulis sp. EMRT-3 genome encodes:
- the fliR gene encoding flagellar biosynthetic protein FliR: MFLAALPLRSALGDAADLNTQIVSALGNSQQLWHIGLIFLRLTSLVMLVPGLGDQAVPARVRLSFALLLSIAISPMVGSSLPPLPPGLGGMTGDVLHEVLIGLMLGTLMRVLLYTLTTSGEIISLHSGLSFAQTANPAEAQPSSSIGTFLAMLGLVLIWSTNLHHLFIRAMVDSYTVFPATRPVMINDGATLMVRTVGDSFVLAMQMSAPIIVFSLVFNIATGFVARIMPNFPVFFAATPLSLLLSMALLAMGLGGMGMAFLDHYQDMLGIFIRSGHG; encoded by the coding sequence ATGTTTCTGGCGGCGTTACCCCTGCGCAGCGCGCTCGGCGACGCCGCCGATCTCAACACCCAGATCGTTTCGGCCCTGGGCAATTCGCAACAGCTCTGGCATATCGGGCTGATCTTTCTGCGCCTGACCAGTCTGGTCATGCTGGTGCCGGGGCTGGGCGATCAGGCCGTGCCTGCCCGTGTGCGCTTAAGTTTCGCCCTGTTATTGTCGATCGCCATTTCGCCGATGGTAGGGAGCAGTCTGCCGCCCCTGCCGCCGGGGCTGGGCGGCATGACCGGCGATGTGCTGCATGAGGTGCTGATCGGCCTGATGCTCGGCACCTTGATGCGCGTCTTGCTCTATACCCTGACCACCAGTGGTGAAATCATCTCGCTGCACAGCGGCCTGTCCTTCGCCCAGACCGCCAATCCGGCGGAGGCCCAGCCCTCATCGAGCATCGGCACCTTTCTAGCCATGCTGGGCCTTGTGCTGATCTGGTCCACCAACCTGCATCACCTGTTCATCCGCGCCATGGTCGATTCCTACACGGTCTTTCCGGCCACGCGGCCCGTCATGATCAATGACGGGGCCACCCTGATGGTGCGCACGGTCGGCGACAGCTTTGTGCTGGCCATGCAGATGTCGGCACCGATCATCGTCTTTTCGCTCGTCTTCAATATCGCCACGGGCTTTGTGGCGCGCATCATGCCCAACTTCCCGGTCTTTTTCGCCGCCACGCCGCTGAGTCTGCTGCTCAGTATGGCTTTGCTGGCTATGGGGCTGGGCGGCATGGGCATGGCCTTCCTCGACCACTACCAGGACATGCTGGGTATTTTTATCCGGAGCGGTCATGGCTGA
- the flhB gene encoding flagellar biosynthesis protein FlhB: MAEGSEGEDKTEQASGRKLEQARASGDVAKSSDVPSALSLIGVCGLLAFQGPAICRHLLNDLLPFVAHPEEFLDSLQGDGGLTIAHEVVMAILPILLMILGTATFFGVAGNVLQTGLIFAPDKLKPKFDKLNILESFKRMFGVDSLVQFLKTVLKLIATGIVVWMVLKNRTGDLLALTGASPALIMPYAAEALKALAMAVCIFLFVSAAADYMWQRFRFMERMKMSKQEVKDEYKQTEGDPHVKAKLRSLRIQKSRQRMMANVAKATVVVTNPTHYAVALHYEMGHTMAPVCVAKGMDDVALRIRAEAGKHDVPVIEDPPLARALYASMEIDDVIPEAHFAAVAKLISFVLTRKRRGF, translated from the coding sequence ATGGCTGAGGGCAGCGAAGGCGAAGACAAAACAGAACAGGCCTCCGGCCGGAAGCTCGAACAGGCCAGAGCTTCCGGTGATGTTGCCAAATCCTCCGATGTGCCGAGCGCCCTGTCGCTGATCGGCGTGTGCGGGCTGCTGGCCTTTCAGGGCCCGGCCATCTGTCGCCATCTGCTCAACGATCTTCTGCCGTTTGTGGCCCATCCCGAAGAGTTTCTCGACTCGCTGCAAGGCGATGGCGGCCTGACCATCGCTCATGAGGTGGTCATGGCCATCCTGCCGATCCTGCTGATGATCCTCGGCACGGCCACCTTCTTCGGCGTGGCGGGCAATGTGCTGCAAACCGGGCTGATCTTCGCGCCCGACAAGCTCAAGCCGAAATTCGACAAGCTGAACATTCTGGAATCGTTCAAGCGTATGTTCGGCGTCGATTCGCTCGTGCAGTTCCTGAAAACGGTGCTGAAGCTGATCGCCACGGGGATCGTGGTGTGGATGGTGCTGAAAAACCGCACCGGCGATCTGCTGGCCCTGACCGGTGCCTCGCCCGCCCTGATCATGCCCTATGCCGCGGAGGCGCTGAAGGCGCTGGCTATGGCCGTTTGCATCTTCCTTTTCGTCAGCGCCGCCGCCGACTATATGTGGCAGCGTTTCCGCTTCATGGAACGGATGAAGATGTCGAAGCAGGAGGTCAAGGACGAATACAAGCAGACCGAAGGCGATCCGCACGTCAAGGCCAAGCTGCGTTCGCTGCGCATCCAGAAATCGCGTCAGCGCATGATGGCCAATGTCGCCAAGGCGACCGTGGTGGTCACCAACCCGACCCACTATGCCGTCGCCCTGCATTACGAGATGGGCCATACGATGGCACCGGTCTGCGTGGCCAAGGGGATGGACGATGTGGCCCTGCGCATCCGCGCCGAAGCGGGCAAGCATGATGTGCCGGTGATCGAGGATCCACCGCTGGCACGCGCCCTCTATGCCAGCATGGAGATCGACGACGTGATCCCCGAAGCGCACTTTGCTGCCGTGGCCAAGCTGATCAGCTTCGTGCTGACGCGCAAGCGGCGCGGGTTTTAA
- a CDS encoding cell cycle histidine kinase CckA has protein sequence MSAPSSASPTAALAAPRPAGKDGLLGRLRGIASPWSFGLVAIIVVCACLASWLVAGRVPPGVLLAAIVMAFAVVVFMGMFAFAGDSEALSSEGFKAADIVGALSEPAAVAAYDGHVLAVNTAWRDAGGEARRLPQGEAAPALFVALREARAQGAGRALVRLGGFDYEMVVSRLGEDLVLVRAASQGVLGTGLMLKHESRDALEAPAFLSEPVAAAAASLPDAHLDAFAEAAPFGAALVLGEDLFSAAVSDFNTVFAALVEKVPDALTGMAFGDLVTDNSRADLKEKLAGHNKAGPFDIHLKVKSERALQVYVTQVTGGYSLYLFDVSDQKKLEQNLVQAQKMQAIGQVAGGMAHDFNNLLTGFKFRNDQLLLNHPLGDPSYDDLNGIRQIIARAEDLVRNLLAFARKQTVKRVTMNVGEMVSEAEVLLRRLVREDVKLETEYGRNLPNVHVDKGQMEMVMMNLVVNARDAMRAQGGGKVSIRTAPLTQAEAKARGWGEAPEQGAALIEVSDTGPGIPPEIVAQVFEPFFTTKPLGEGTGLGLSTVHGIINQAGGHIVIDSQPGQGATFRIFLPVWIETEKEAEAPKPVAAKPVPKDLSGVGRILFVEDEQIVRGIAAQLLRQRGYEVLEACDGEEALEIIEAENGKFDLLISDVIMPGLDGPSMLKKARPMLGDVPVMFISGYAESEFSDLLEEEKNISFLPKPLDIKTLAEKVKQQLAA, from the coding sequence GTGTCTGCTCCTTCAAGCGCCAGCCCAACCGCCGCACTCGCCGCTCCCCGTCCTGCCGGGAAGGACGGCCTGCTTGGCCGGTTACGCGGAATCGCCAGTCCGTGGAGTTTCGGTCTGGTGGCGATCATCGTTGTCTGCGCCTGCCTGGCCTCATGGCTGGTGGCGGGGCGCGTGCCGCCGGGTGTTCTGCTGGCCGCTATCGTCATGGCCTTTGCGGTGGTGGTGTTCATGGGCATGTTCGCCTTTGCCGGTGACAGCGAAGCGCTGAGCAGCGAAGGTTTCAAGGCCGCAGATATTGTCGGCGCCCTGTCCGAACCGGCGGCCGTGGCGGCCTATGACGGCCATGTGCTGGCGGTCAATACGGCCTGGCGGGATGCCGGTGGTGAGGCGCGCCGGTTGCCGCAGGGCGAGGCCGCGCCGGCCCTGTTCGTGGCCCTGCGTGAAGCGCGGGCGCAAGGGGCTGGCCGGGCTCTGGTGCGGCTGGGCGGCTTTGATTATGAAATGGTGGTGTCGCGGCTTGGCGAAGATCTGGTGCTGGTGCGCGCCGCTTCGCAAGGCGTGCTGGGCACCGGACTGATGCTTAAGCACGAGAGCCGCGATGCGCTGGAGGCCCCGGCCTTTCTCAGCGAACCGGTCGCGGCGGCCGCTGCGTCCCTGCCGGACGCCCATCTCGACGCCTTCGCCGAGGCTGCGCCCTTCGGGGCGGCGCTGGTGCTGGGCGAGGATCTGTTTTCGGCGGCGGTCAGCGATTTCAACACCGTCTTCGCCGCCCTCGTCGAAAAGGTGCCCGACGCCTTGACCGGCATGGCGTTTGGCGATCTGGTCACCGATAATTCGCGCGCCGACCTGAAGGAAAAGCTGGCGGGCCACAACAAGGCCGGGCCGTTCGACATCCATCTCAAGGTCAAGTCCGAACGCGCGCTTCAGGTCTATGTCACCCAGGTGACGGGGGGGTACAGCCTCTATCTGTTCGATGTGTCCGACCAGAAGAAGCTTGAGCAAAATCTGGTGCAGGCGCAAAAGATGCAGGCCATCGGTCAGGTGGCGGGCGGCATGGCGCACGATTTCAACAATCTGCTCACCGGCTTCAAGTTCCGCAATGATCAGTTGCTGCTCAATCACCCGCTTGGCGACCCGTCTTACGACGATCTGAACGGCATCCGCCAGATTATCGCCCGCGCCGAGGATCTGGTGCGCAATCTGCTGGCTTTCGCGCGCAAGCAGACCGTCAAGCGCGTTACCATGAATGTCGGCGAAATGGTGTCGGAGGCCGAGGTTCTGCTGCGCCGTCTGGTGCGCGAAGACGTCAAGCTCGAAACCGAATATGGCCGCAACCTGCCCAATGTCCACGTCGATAAGGGGCAGATGGAAATGGTCATGATGAACCTCGTCGTCAATGCGCGCGACGCCATGCGCGCCCAGGGCGGCGGTAAGGTGTCGATCCGCACCGCCCCTCTGACCCAGGCCGAGGCGAAGGCGCGCGGCTGGGGCGAAGCCCCTGAGCAGGGCGCGGCCCTGATCGAGGTCAGCGATACCGGCCCCGGCATCCCGCCGGAGATCGTGGCCCAGGTGTTCGAGCCGTTTTTCACCACCAAGCCGCTCGGCGAAGGCACGGGCCTTGGCCTGTCCACCGTCCACGGCATTATCAATCAGGCGGGCGGCCATATCGTCATCGATTCCCAGCCGGGGCAGGGCGCTACCTTCCGCATCTTCCTGCCGGTATGGATCGAAACGGAAAAAGAGGCCGAAGCGCCCAAGCCCGTCGCCGCCAAGCCCGTGCCTAAGGATCTGTCGGGCGTGGGCCGCATCCTGTTCGTCGAGGACGAACAGATCGTGCGCGGCATTGCCGCCCAGCTTTTGCGTCAGCGCGGCTACGAGGTGCTGGAAGCCTGCGACGGCGAAGAGGCGCTCGAAATCATCGAAGCCGAAAACGGCAAGTTCGACCTGTTGATCTCAGACGTCATCATGCCTGGGCTCGATGGGCCATCGATGCTGAAAAAGGCGCGGCCCATGCTGGGCGATGTGCCGGTCATGTTCATATCCGGCTATGCCGAATCGGAATTTTCCGACCTGCTCGAAGAAGAAAAGAACATCTCCTTCCTGCCCAAGCCGCTCGACATCAAGACTTTGGCTGAGAAGGTCAAACAACAACTGGCGGCATAA
- the rpmE gene encoding 50S ribosomal protein L31: MKKDGHPDYHWITVTLTDGTTYQTRSTYGKEGAVLNLDIDPRTHPAWTGGTGTMLDRAGRVSRFNNKFGGFLKK; this comes from the coding sequence ATGAAAAAAGACGGCCACCCCGATTATCACTGGATCACGGTAACGCTGACCGACGGCACCACCTATCAGACGCGCTCGACCTATGGCAAGGAAGGCGCTGTGCTGAACCTCGACATCGATCCGCGCACCCACCCGGCCTGGACCGGCGGCACCGGCACGATGCTCGACCGCGCTGGCCGCGTTTCGCGCTTCAACAACAAGTTCGGCGGCTTCCTCAAGAAGTAA
- a CDS encoding ABC transporter transmembrane domain-containing protein, whose product MADSQQNRSEAATGRLSTGRPSTGAELAASIRQAAGARGKTRNMRPLARLWPYLLRQKRNLVLMVVFLVLSSAATLSLTGAARYLIDKGFGSENVSVLDLWFLIMGGVALLLGVATAFRYYYITRLGERVVADVREDVFGHILRLDPGFFLNIRTGEVISRLTSDIQIIETLVSSSISIALRNLLTFVGGMVLLMIVSPKLTLIVLALFPIILVPLITFGRAVGKLTRQTQDNFAQAVGFATESLGALETVQAFVREAFTRLCFDAAVEDAYHISLKRIRARAIMTALVISLVFGGIAVVLWLGAQDVFHHRMTTGALIQFVMLSVLTAGSVANLNETWGDLQKAAGAMMRIDELLRSEPNIKAPAHPAQMPPPRGEIRFDDVSFAYPARPEAGVLDGFSLHVRPGETVALVGPSGAGKSTVFKLLLRYYDFDQGAIQIDGIDIRTADPQDVRARLSLVAQDTALFSGSAADNIRFGREDASEADIRLAAEKAQALDFIEALPEGFNQPLGERAKSLSGGQKQRLSIARALVRDAPILLLDEATSALDAENEQLVQAALNAAMRERTTLVIAHRLATVLKADRIVVMEAGRVVDTGTHDELVSRGGLYRRLASLQFGV is encoded by the coding sequence ATGGCAGATTCTCAACAAAACCGCTCCGAGGCCGCTACAGGCCGCCTTTCCACTGGCCGCCCGTCCACAGGCGCCGAACTGGCCGCCAGCATCCGTCAGGCAGCGGGCGCACGCGGCAAGACGCGCAATATGCGCCCGCTGGCCCGACTATGGCCCTATCTGCTGCGGCAAAAGCGCAATCTGGTGCTGATGGTCGTGTTTCTGGTGCTGTCGTCGGCGGCCACCCTAAGCCTGACCGGCGCGGCGCGTTACCTGATCGACAAGGGGTTCGGCTCTGAGAATGTCTCCGTGCTCGACCTGTGGTTCCTGATCATGGGCGGGGTGGCCTTGCTGCTCGGCGTCGCCACCGCCTTTCGTTATTACTACATTACCCGGCTGGGTGAGCGCGTGGTGGCCGATGTGCGTGAGGATGTGTTCGGTCACATATTGCGCCTCGATCCCGGCTTTTTTCTCAATATCCGCACCGGCGAGGTGATTTCGCGCCTGACCAGCGACATCCAGATCATCGAAACCCTTGTCTCCAGCTCGATTTCGATTGCCCTGCGCAACCTTTTGACCTTTGTGGGCGGCATGGTGCTTTTGATGATCGTCAGCCCCAAGCTGACCCTGATCGTGCTGGCGCTTTTTCCGATCATCCTTGTGCCGCTGATCACCTTTGGCCGCGCCGTCGGCAAGCTGACGCGCCAGACGCAGGACAATTTCGCCCAGGCCGTCGGGTTCGCCACCGAATCGCTGGGAGCGCTCGAAACCGTCCAGGCCTTTGTGCGCGAAGCCTTCACCCGTTTGTGCTTCGATGCGGCGGTGGAGGATGCCTACCATATCTCACTGAAGCGTATCCGGGCGCGCGCCATCATGACGGCTCTGGTCATTTCGCTGGTGTTTGGCGGCATAGCGGTGGTTTTGTGGCTGGGGGCGCAGGATGTCTTCCATCACCGCATGACCACCGGCGCCCTGATTCAGTTCGTCATGCTGTCGGTGCTGACCGCCGGTTCGGTGGCCAATCTCAACGAAACCTGGGGCGATCTGCAAAAAGCGGCGGGTGCCATGATGCGCATTGATGAATTGCTGCGCTCCGAACCGAATATCAAGGCTCCGGCCCATCCGGCGCAAATGCCACCTCCGCGCGGCGAAATTCGCTTCGATGATGTCAGTTTCGCCTATCCGGCCCGCCCGGAAGCGGGCGTTTTGGATGGCTTTTCGCTGCATGTCAGGCCGGGCGAAACCGTAGCTTTGGTCGGGCCTTCGGGGGCGGGCAAATCGACCGTGTTCAAGCTTTTGCTGCGCTATTACGATTTCGATCAGGGCGCGATCCAGATCGACGGCATCGATATTCGCACCGCCGATCCGCAAGATGTGCGCGCGCGGCTATCGCTGGTGGCGCAGGATACGGCGCTGTTTTCAGGCTCGGCGGCCGATAATATCCGCTTTGGCCGCGAAGACGCTTCGGAGGCCGACATCCGGCTGGCGGCGGAAAAAGCGCAGGCGCTTGATTTCATCGAGGCCCTGCCGGAAGGGTTCAATCAGCCCCTGGGCGAGCGCGCCAAATCGCTGTCGGGCGGGCAAAAACAACGGCTCTCCATCGCCCGCGCTCTGGTGCGTGATGCGCCGATCCTGCTGCTGGATGAGGCGACCTCGGCGCTCGACGCCGAAAACGAACAGCTTGTGCAGGCGGCGCTCAATGCCGCCATGCGCGAACGTACTACTTTAGTGATCGCCCACCGTCTCGCCACCGTGCTGAAGGCCGACCGCATCGTGGTGATGGAGGCGGGCCGCGTGGTCGATACCGGCACGCATGACGAGCTGGTATCGCGCGGCGGCCTTTATCGGCGGCTGGCCAGTTTGCAATTTGGGGTGTAA
- a CDS encoding glyoxalase, with protein MSDDTQILTPILPCNDVQVSKAFYLKLGFTVHWEDAADPQGYVILGHPSGAALHLNKAVEGWLVPGRNPFGLYLYVETVDEIAAIVGCEAKNREWGMYEAAFSDPDQTLVRVGWPISKRQA; from the coding sequence ATGTCCGATGATACTCAGATTTTGACGCCTATCCTGCCCTGCAATGATGTGCAGGTCAGCAAGGCGTTCTACCTGAAGCTCGGCTTCACCGTCCATTGGGAGGACGCGGCCGATCCGCAGGGCTATGTCATCCTCGGTCATCCGAGCGGCGCGGCCCTGCATCTCAACAAGGCGGTGGAGGGCTGGCTGGTGCCGGGCCGCAATCCGTTCGGGCTTTATCTCTATGTCGAGACGGTTGATGAAATCGCGGCCATCGTCGGGTGCGAGGCGAAGAACCGCGAGTGGGGCATGTATGAGGCGGCCTTCTCCGATCCCGACCAGACGCTGGTGCGCGTCGGCTGGCCGATCTCGAAGCGTCAGGCCTAA
- a CDS encoding SMP-30/gluconolactonase/LRE family protein: MRHITRRSALLTGLAASALAASPSFADETPRAVTPPGMILGEGPIWSARDNALYWVDIRGQKLHRLNFKDNSQQSWDTPGIIPWIVERKSGGFLVAILRTVHALTLDPFTLTPLFSIDGDLTTVRLNDAKVDPAGRLWTGTMDLAFKNRIAALYRIDPDLSVHQMDTGYICTNGPAFSRDGRIMYHNETHDGIVYAYDLAADGSISHKRIFAKFPDGVGLPDGCTTDADDGLWVSHYGGGRVSRYRPDGVLDFDVMVPAKQSTSLSFAGPNLDRLFVTTAAQPPVDADDKLAGTLFEIPSSSIRGHKGLPMGIFAG; this comes from the coding sequence ATGCGTCATATCACCCGCCGCTCCGCCCTTCTGACGGGCCTCGCCGCCAGCGCCCTCGCCGCTTCGCCAAGCTTCGCCGACGAAACCCCGCGCGCCGTCACCCCGCCCGGCATGATCCTGGGCGAAGGCCCCATCTGGTCGGCGCGCGACAATGCGCTCTACTGGGTCGATATTCGCGGCCAGAAACTGCACCGCCTTAATTTCAAGGATAACAGCCAGCAAAGCTGGGACACGCCCGGCATCATCCCGTGGATCGTTGAGCGCAAGTCGGGCGGCTTTCTGGTCGCCATCCTGCGTACGGTGCACGCCCTGACGCTCGATCCCTTCACCCTGACGCCGTTGTTCAGCATCGACGGCGATCTGACCACGGTGCGCCTCAATGACGCCAAGGTCGATCCGGCGGGACGTTTATGGACCGGTACGATGGATCTGGCGTTCAAAAACCGTATAGCGGCGCTGTACCGCATCGATCCTGACCTGAGCGTGCACCAGATGGACACCGGCTATATCTGCACCAATGGCCCGGCTTTTTCGCGTGATGGCCGCATCATGTACCACAACGAAACCCATGACGGCATTGTCTATGCCTATGATCTGGCCGCCGATGGCTCCATCAGCCATAAGCGCATCTTCGCCAAATTCCCCGATGGTGTCGGCCTGCCGGATGGCTGCACCACCGACGCCGATGACGGGCTTTGGGTGTCGCACTATGGCGGTGGTCGCGTCAGCCGCTACCGTCCCGACGGCGTGCTCGATTTCGATGTGATGGTGCCCGCCAAACAATCGACCAGCCTGAGCTTTGCCGGGCCGAACCTCGACCGCCTGTTCGTCACCACCGCCGCCCAGCCACCGGTCGATGCCGATGACAAGCTGGCCGGCACCCTGTTCGAGATTCCGTCATCGAGCATCCGCGGCCATAAGGGCCTGCCGATGGGGATTTTCGCCGGTTAG
- a CDS encoding transcriptional regulator yields the protein MDDFDIHQIDEVIHGRLRLGIMAYLSTAGSADFNQLKAQLQTSDGNLSTHLRKLEEAGFIAIDKTFQARKPLTRVAMTGSGREAFVAYLAALEKLLPNAAGK from the coding sequence ATGGATGATTTTGATATTCACCAGATCGACGAAGTGATTCATGGCCGGTTGCGGCTCGGTATCATGGCCTATCTCTCGACCGCCGGATCGGCTGATTTCAACCAGTTGAAGGCCCAGCTCCAGACCAGCGACGGCAATCTGTCCACGCACCTGCGCAAGCTGGAAGAGGCAGGCTTTATTGCCATCGACAAGACGTTTCAGGCGCGCAAACCCCTGACCCGCGTGGCGATGACCGGCAGCGGGCGCGAAGCCTTTGTCGCCTACCTCGCGGCACTGGAAAAGCTGTTGCCGAATGCGGCAGGGAAGTAG
- a CDS encoding sugar O-acetyltransferase, which yields MPNPDRRKIIPRRTPESAAMTASVRRAMLLTARLNRLTYDDAAEVRALFGELTGRAVDDSFFLIPPFYATGGADTRVGRNVFINQNCTFYDLGGIDIGDDVMIGPNVSLITSSHPITPSERRNGVIASPIVIGRNVWIAAGVTVIGGVTIGDNAVVAAGSVVTQDVPPDSLVGGNPARVIRSIAE from the coding sequence ATGCCGAACCCTGATCGCCGCAAGATCATCCCGCGCCGCACGCCCGAATCGGCAGCCATGACGGCCAGCGTGCGGCGCGCCATGTTACTGACGGCCCGGCTCAACCGCCTGACCTATGATGATGCCGCCGAGGTGCGGGCGCTGTTTGGCGAACTGACCGGCCGGGCGGTCGATGACAGTTTTTTTCTGATCCCGCCCTTTTATGCGACGGGCGGGGCTGATACGCGCGTCGGGCGCAATGTCTTTATCAACCAGAACTGCACCTTCTATGATCTGGGTGGAATCGATATTGGCGACGATGTGATGATCGGGCCGAATGTCAGCCTGATCACCTCCAGCCACCCGATAACGCCCTCTGAACGCCGCAATGGCGTCATCGCCAGCCCCATCGTGATCGGCCGGAATGTCTGGATCGCCGCGGGCGTCACGGTCATCGGCGGCGTGACGATTGGCGATAATGCGGTCGTGGCGGCGGGGTCTGTCGTCACGCAGGATGTGCCGCCGGACAGTCTTGTCGGCGGCAATCCGGCGCGAGTCATCCGTTCGATTGCGGAATAG
- the metE gene encoding 5-methyltetrahydropteroyltriglutamate--homocysteine S-methyltransferase, with translation MTHIQTANLGFPRIGQRRELKTALESFWSGKSDEAALLRSASALRAANWQRQATAGIDVIPSGDFSLYDHLLDAAFMVGAIPARFGEDAHLATYFRMARGKGAERGECGHDHGETTALEMTKWFNTNYHVLLPEIGPDQVFTLRHNKPLADFIEAKALGLHTRPVLVGPVTLLSLARTEDGFDALSLLPKLLPVYVEALRALAAAGADWVQLDEPVLALELDGRKRWALDLACKTFARDVPDVKLMLTSYFDTRLPNLRAAFDLPVAGVHVDLVSRPELLPRLPELAKGKLLSLGIIDGRNIWKTDLTALLDRLEPVVAQLDQVILAPSCSLLHVPIDLEAEEKLDGDLRQWLSFAAQKLVELNVLKRALSEGRDHVATELADNAAALAARRTSARIHNRQVAARVAAISAPLLERQSPFTERQQKQAARLNLPLLPTTTIGSFPQTAEVRRARLQHGRGELDATAYEAFLKTETEKAIRWQEEIDLDVLVHGEFERNDMVQYFAEQLDGYAFTQHGWVQSYGSRYVRPPVLYGDVSRPKAMTVGWASYAQSLTDKPVKGMLTGPVTMLQWAFVRDDIPRETVCRQVALAIRDEVLDLEAAGIRIIQIDEAAFREGMPLDAQDAADYLRWAVEGFRLASAGAADETQIHSHMCYSEFNDIIEAIADMDADVISIETSRSQMALLDAFVSFAYPNQIGPGVYDIHSPRVPSEAEMAGLLRAALKSLKARQLWVNPDCGLKTRGWDETRPALERMVAAAKRLRAELAVEA, from the coding sequence ATGACACATATCCAAACCGCCAATCTCGGCTTTCCGAGGATTGGCCAAAGGCGCGAACTGAAAACCGCGCTCGAATCCTTCTGGTCGGGCAAGAGCGACGAAGCCGCCCTGCTGAGAAGCGCCTCGGCTTTGCGGGCCGCTAACTGGCAAAGACAGGCCACCGCCGGAATCGACGTGATTCCATCCGGTGATTTCTCGCTGTACGACCACCTGCTCGACGCCGCCTTCATGGTGGGGGCGATACCGGCGCGCTTTGGCGAAGACGCCCATCTGGCCACCTATTTCCGCATGGCGCGCGGCAAGGGGGCTGAGCGGGGCGAATGCGGCCATGACCACGGCGAAACCACCGCGCTGGAAATGACCAAATGGTTCAACACCAATTATCATGTGCTGCTGCCCGAAATCGGCCCTGATCAGGTTTTCACGCTGCGCCATAACAAGCCGCTGGCCGATTTCATCGAAGCCAAAGCCTTGGGCCTCCATACCCGCCCGGTGCTGGTCGGGCCGGTCACCCTGCTCAGTCTGGCCAGAACCGAAGACGGTTTCGATGCCTTGAGCCTGCTGCCGAAACTGCTGCCCGTCTATGTCGAGGCCTTGCGTGCCCTGGCGGCAGCGGGTGCCGACTGGGTGCAGCTCGACGAGCCGGTGCTGGCGCTCGAACTGGATGGTCGCAAGCGCTGGGCGCTCGATCTGGCCTGCAAGACCTTTGCGCGCGATGTGCCCGACGTGAAGCTGATGCTGACCAGCTATTTCGACACCCGCCTGCCGAATTTGCGCGCCGCCTTCGACCTGCCTGTGGCCGGCGTCCATGTCGATCTGGTCAGCCGCCCTGAGCTGTTGCCGCGCCTGCCCGAACTGGCGAAAGGCAAGCTTTTGTCGCTCGGCATCATTGATGGCCGCAATATCTGGAAGACCGACCTGACCGCCCTGCTCGACCGGCTGGAACCCGTGGTGGCCCAGCTTGATCAGGTGATCCTGGCCCCGTCATGTTCGCTGCTGCATGTGCCGATTGACCTTGAGGCCGAAGAGAAACTCGACGGCGATCTGCGCCAATGGCTCAGTTTTGCTGCGCAAAAACTGGTGGAACTGAACGTCCTCAAACGCGCCTTAAGCGAGGGCCGCGATCATGTGGCCACTGAGCTGGCCGATAATGCGGCGGCCCTGGCCGCGCGGCGCACCTCAGCGCGCATCCATAACCGTCAGGTAGCGGCGCGTGTGGCGGCGATCAGCGCGCCCTTGCTGGAGCGGCAAAGCCCGTTTACCGAGCGTCAGCAAAAGCAGGCGGCGCGCCTCAACCTGCCGCTTTTGCCCACCACCACCATCGGCTCGTTTCCGCAAACCGCTGAGGTACGGCGCGCCCGGCTGCAACATGGCCGTGGCGAACTGGACGCCACAGCCTATGAGGCCTTCCTGAAAACCGAAACCGAAAAGGCGATCCGCTGGCAGGAAGAGATCGACCTCGACGTGCTGGTGCATGGCGAGTTCGAGCGCAACGACATGGTACAGTATTTCGCCGAACAGCTTGATGGCTATGCCTTTACGCAGCACGGCTGGGTGCAGTCCTATGGCTCGCGCTATGTGCGCCCGCCCGTGCTGTATGGCGATGTGTCACGGCCCAAAGCCATGACGGTCGGCTGGGCCAGCTATGCGCAGTCCCTGACCGATAAGCCGGTCAAGGGCATGTTGACCGGGCCGGTGACCATGCTGCAATGGGCCTTTGTGCGTGACGACATCCCGCGCGAAACCGTGTGCCGTCAGGTGGCTTTGGCCATCCGCGACGAGGTGCTCGATCTCGAAGCCGCCGGCATCCGCATTATCCAGATCGACGAGGCGGCCTTCCGCGAGGGTATGCCGCTCGATGCGCAGGACGCGGCCGATTATCTGCGCTGGGCGGTCGAAGGCTTCCGGCTGGCCTCGGCGGGCGCAGCCGACGAAACCCAAATACACAGCCACATGTGCTATTCGGAGTTCAACGACATCATCGAGGCCATTGCCGACATGGATGCCGATGTGATTTCGATTGAAACCTCGCGTTCGCAGATGGCGCTGCTCGATGCCTTTGTCAGCTTCGCCTATCCCAACCAGATCGGGCCCGGTGTCTATGACATCCATAGCCCACGGGTGCCAAGTGAGGCCGAAATGGCCGGTCTGCTGCGTGCGGCGCTGAAAAGCCTTAAAGCCCGGCAGCTCTGGGTTAATCCCGATTGCGGCCTGAAGACGCGCGGCTGGGACGAAACCCGCCCGGCCCTTGAGCGCATGGTGGCGGCGGCGAAACGCCTGCGCGCTGAACTGGCTGTGGAGGCTTAA